A portion of the Gossypium arboreum isolate Shixiya-1 chromosome 8, ASM2569848v2, whole genome shotgun sequence genome contains these proteins:
- the LOC108468088 gene encoding short-chain dehydrogenase TIC 32 A, chloroplastic-like, with amino-acid sequence MLETLKYLIGSTGVSGFGSKSTAEEATETCPDLRSITAIITGATSGIGAETARVLAKRGARLVLPARNLKAAEEAKARIVSEFPESEIIVMALDLSSLTSVRNFVSELESLNLPVNILINNAGKFAHEHAISEDGIEMTFATNYLGHFLLTKLLLNTMMKTAKQTGVPGRIVNVSSSIHGWFSGDMIRYIGQISRSKSQYDATRAYALSKLANVLHTKELAQRLKQVDANVTVNCVHPGIVRTRLTREREGLITDLVFFLASKLLKTIPQAAATTCYVAAHPRLLNISGKYFADCNEAWTSKLGSNSNESAKLWAASEIMVSKHAKAVFDPLSAFDYHHM; translated from the exons ATGCTAGAGACTCTGAAGTACCTGATCGGCTCAACAGGAGTCAGCGGCTTCGGCTCTAAGTCCACTGCCGAGGAAGCCACCGAGACTTGCCCTGATCTCCGCTCTATAACAGCCATCATCACAG GTGCGACGTCGGGGATCGGAGCTGAGACGGCCAGAGTTTTGGCCAAACGAGGAGCGAGGTTGGTGCTTCCGGCTCGGAACCTTAAAGCCGCTGAGGAAGCAAAGGCTAGGATAGTTTCCGAGTTTCCTGAATCAGAAATTATTGTCATGGCTCTTGATCTTAGTTCACTCACTTCTGTTCGAAATTTTGTATCGGAGTTGGAGTCTCTTAACTTGCCAGTCAATATCCTCAT AAACAACGCCGGGAAGTTTGCGCATGAACATGCAATCTCCGAGGATGGAATCGAGATGACATTTGCCACTAATTATCTTG GTCATTTTTTGTTGACGAAGTTGTTGCTAAACACGATGATGAAGACGGCTAAACAAACAGGTGTTCCAGGAAGAATAGTGAATGTGTCGTCGAGTATCCATGGATGGTTTTCTGGCGATATGATCCGTTATATAGGCCAGATATCCAGAAGCAAAAG TCAATACGACGCGACACGTGCTTATGCTCTCTCGAAGCTCGCTAACGTTTTGCATACCAAGGAGCTTGCCCAGAGATTGAAG CAAGTGGATGCCAACGTGACTGTGAACTGTGTTCATCCAGGTATTGTTAGAACCCGTCTCACCAGGGAACGTGAGGGCTTGATAACAG ATCTGGTTTTCTTTTTGGCTTCCAAGCTCCTGAAAACCATTCCTCAG GCAGCTGCCACGACTTGTTACGTCGCCGCGCATCCAAGACTGCTAAATATAAGTGGGAAATACTTTGCTGACTGCAACGAAGCATGGACATCCAAACTGGGTTCGAATTCCAACGAATCTGCAAAGCTTTGGGCTGCCTCTGAAATCATGGTTTCCAAACACGCTAAAGCAGTGTTTGATCCGCTTAGTGCCTTCGATTATCACcatatgtaa